One part of the Sorangiineae bacterium MSr11954 genome encodes these proteins:
- a CDS encoding ABC transporter permease: protein MSIDTMLSMLWTATLDTFYMVGVSTALTVVFGLPLGVLLILTDHGGLLSAPWLHRVLGAVVNVGRSLPFIILLVAVIPLTRFVVGTTIGTTAAIVPLTLAAVPFFARVCETSLREVDHGLIEAAQAMGCTEAQIVYKVLIPEALPSLVLGVTITIISLLSYSAVAGAVGAGGLGDLAIRYGYQRFDTKVMAVTVALLIVMVQAIQWVGNLLSRRLRTS from the coding sequence ATGAGCATCGATACGATGCTTTCCATGCTGTGGACCGCCACCCTCGACACCTTTTACATGGTCGGCGTCTCCACCGCGCTCACCGTGGTGTTCGGGCTGCCGCTGGGCGTGCTCTTGATCCTGACCGATCACGGCGGCCTCCTCAGCGCGCCGTGGCTTCATCGGGTGCTGGGTGCGGTCGTCAATGTCGGCCGGTCGCTGCCGTTCATCATCTTGCTGGTGGCCGTCATCCCGCTGACCCGCTTCGTGGTGGGCACCACCATCGGCACCACGGCGGCCATCGTGCCGCTCACCCTGGCCGCCGTTCCATTCTTTGCGCGCGTCTGCGAGACCTCTTTGCGCGAGGTCGATCACGGTCTCATCGAGGCGGCGCAGGCCATGGGCTGCACCGAGGCGCAAATCGTCTACAAGGTGCTCATCCCCGAGGCCCTGCCGTCCCTCGTGCTCGGGGTCACCATCACGATCATCAGCCTCCTCAGCTACTCCGCCGTGGCCGGCGCCGTGGGCGCAGGCGGCCTCGGCGATCTCGCCATCCGCTACGGCTACCAGCGCTTCGACACCAAGGTGATGGCCGTCACCGTGGCCTTGCTCATCGTGATGGTGCAAGCCATCCAGTGGGTCG